A section of the Roseomonas marmotae genome encodes:
- a CDS encoding OmpA family protein, protein MNFKKALLAATVMALPLAAQAQPINGVYLGAGAGYNYMQNADITAKGGVFSAGPSDTLSNMNGKFDDGWGGVLSIGYGFGNGLRAEIEGNYRENDTRKLTNNGVDLPGISGRVRNYGVMVNALYDFNMNWPVTPYLGAGVGYAWTKYDSVGSRFFTPTGLGRAVSTNDTDGNFAYQGIAGLAFPIAAVPGLSITAEYRFFATLDPEMDLVTRSGNGPVRRVKFETENFNHSAFIGVRYAFNTPRPVAPAPVAPVAPAVAPAPARTYLVFFDWDRADLTARARQIIAEAAQAASRVQATRIEVSGHTDSSGSPQYNQRLSQRRADAVAAELVRLGVQRSEITIRAYGESQPLVATADGVREPQNRRVEIVLR, encoded by the coding sequence ATGAACTTCAAGAAGGCGCTTCTGGCAGCCACGGTCATGGCTCTGCCTCTCGCCGCGCAGGCCCAGCCGATCAACGGCGTCTATCTGGGCGCCGGCGCCGGCTACAACTACATGCAGAATGCGGACATCACGGCCAAGGGCGGTGTGTTCTCCGCCGGTCCGTCCGACACCCTCAGCAACATGAACGGCAAGTTCGATGATGGCTGGGGCGGCGTTCTGTCCATCGGTTATGGCTTCGGCAACGGCCTGCGCGCCGAGATCGAAGGCAACTACCGTGAGAACGACACGCGCAAGCTGACCAACAACGGCGTCGACCTGCCGGGCATCAGCGGCCGCGTCCGCAACTACGGCGTCATGGTCAACGCCCTGTATGACTTCAACATGAACTGGCCCGTGACGCCGTACCTCGGCGCCGGTGTCGGTTACGCCTGGACCAAGTATGACTCGGTCGGCAGCCGCTTCTTCACCCCCACGGGCCTGGGTCGCGCGGTCAGCACGAACGACACGGACGGCAACTTCGCCTACCAGGGCATCGCCGGCCTGGCCTTCCCGATCGCCGCGGTTCCCGGCCTCTCGATCACGGCCGAGTATCGCTTCTTCGCGACCCTCGACCCCGAAATGGATCTCGTGACCCGCTCGGGCAACGGCCCCGTGCGTCGCGTGAAGTTCGAGACCGAGAACTTCAACCACTCCGCCTTCATCGGCGTGCGCTACGCCTTCAACACGCCGCGTCCGGTCGCTCCGGCCCCGGTGGCGCCGGTCGCTCCGGCCGTCGCTCCGGCCCCGGCCCGCACCTACCTGGTGTTCTTCGACTGGGATCGCGCTGATCTGACGGCCCGTGCCCGCCAGATCATCGCCGAGGCCGCCCAGGCCGCCAGCCGCGTGCAGGCCACCCGGATCGAAGTGTCCGGCCACACCGACAGCTCCGGCTCGCCGCAGTACAACCAGCGCCTGTCCCAGCGCCGCGCCGACGCCGTCGCCGCCGAGCTGGTCCGCCTGGGCGTGCAGCGTTCGGAGATCACGATCCGCGCCTATGGCGAGAGCCAGCCGCTGGTCGCCACGGCCGACGGTGTGCGCGAGCCGCAGAACCGCCGCGTCGAGATCGTCCTGCGCTAA
- a CDS encoding COQ9 family protein, translated as MMTAVPERSPARDAALRAMLPHVPARGWTVSALRAGLADLGEPPEAAEWLFPRGPVGMVEAWSDLADREMVVTAGPLEALRTPARIRALIAARLLWMTPWREAERRAVALLALPWNAAAAGRCAARTADAMWQAAGDTSSGFSRHSRRLTLAAIHTTTLAYWLREPAPGLEESLSFLDRRLEDLARWQGRPAKRS; from the coding sequence ATGATGACCGCCGTGCCGGAGCGGAGCCCCGCGCGTGACGCCGCCCTGCGCGCCATGCTGCCGCATGTGCCGGCGCGGGGATGGACCGTCTCCGCCCTGCGCGCCGGGCTGGCCGACCTGGGCGAGCCGCCTGAGGCCGCCGAATGGCTCTTCCCGCGCGGCCCTGTCGGGATGGTCGAGGCCTGGAGCGACCTGGCCGACCGCGAGATGGTGGTGACGGCCGGGCCGCTGGAGGCACTGCGGACGCCCGCGCGCATCCGTGCCCTGATCGCCGCCCGGCTTCTCTGGATGACGCCTTGGCGTGAGGCCGAGCGGCGCGCCGTGGCGCTGCTGGCCCTCCCCTGGAATGCCGCCGCCGCCGGGCGTTGCGCCGCCCGCACTGCCGATGCCATGTGGCAGGCAGCGGGCGATACCTCTTCCGGCTTCTCCCGCCATAGCCGCCGGCTCACCCTGGCGGCTATCCACACGACGACCCTGGCCTATTGGCTACGCGAGCCGGCGCCGGGGTTGGAGGAGAGTCTGTCTTTCCTGGACCGGCGGCTGGAGGATCTGGCGCGCTGGCAGGGGCGGCCGGCGAAGCGAAGTTGA
- the def gene encoding peptide deformylase — MAILKIARMGHPVLLRRAEPVQNPTSPEIRRLILDMAETMLDAGGLGLAAPQVHVPLRLFVWRNGDDVAALINPEIVLLDPPDSLGWEGCLSIPGLRASVPRAERVAFRGLDLDGEPVEGEAEGLLARVMQHENDHLDGVLYTMRVRDFSLFGFTDELARAAGGEAAIRTGQATRGQPDAGQQGT, encoded by the coding sequence ATGGCCATCCTGAAAATCGCCCGCATGGGCCACCCGGTCCTGCTTCGCCGCGCCGAACCCGTACAGAACCCCACGAGTCCGGAGATCCGCCGGCTGATCCTCGACATGGCCGAGACCATGCTGGACGCCGGAGGCCTGGGCCTTGCAGCGCCGCAGGTGCATGTGCCGCTGCGCCTCTTTGTCTGGCGCAACGGCGACGATGTGGCGGCGCTGATCAACCCCGAGATCGTCCTCCTGGACCCGCCCGATTCGCTGGGTTGGGAAGGCTGCCTCTCCATCCCCGGGCTGCGCGCCAGCGTGCCGCGGGCGGAGCGCGTCGCCTTCCGCGGCCTGGACCTGGATGGCGAGCCGGTGGAAGGCGAGGCCGAGGGCCTGCTGGCCCGCGTGATGCAGCATGAGAACGACCATCTGGACGGCGTGCTCTATACGATGCGCGTGCGGGATTTCAGCCTCTTCGGCTTCACCGATGAACTGGCCCGCGCCGCCGGCGGCGAGGCCGCCATCCGCACCGGCCAAGCCACCAGGGGCCAGCCCGACGCGGGCCAGCAGGGCACATGA
- the rpsU gene encoding 30S ribosomal protein S21, with translation MQVVVRDNNIDQALKALKKKLQREGVFREMKLRRHYEKPSERRAREAAEAVRRARKVERKRLEREGF, from the coding sequence GTGCAGGTCGTCGTTCGGGATAACAATATCGATCAGGCCCTGAAGGCCCTCAAGAAGAAGCTGCAGCGTGAAGGCGTCTTCCGTGAGATGAAGCTGCGCCGGCACTATGAGAAGCCGTCTGAGCGTCGTGCCCGTGAGGCCGCCGAAGCGGTCCGCCGCGCCCGCAAGGTTGAGCGCAAGCGCCTGGAGCGCGAGGGCTTCTGA
- a CDS encoding efflux RND transporter periplasmic adaptor subunit has product MKASRASISMLAGLIGASLFLPPGRLLAQNGGQQGLPVVTSPASRGPMPLEIAANGNVVAESVVNVRSRVDGQIREVHAQEGQRVKRGQPLFTLDTRMAEAQLAQQEAQLARDRALAARARADATRYASLRGEGFAATQRYEQAQADAASADANVKATEALIAQTRLTIDYATIRAEADGRLGALPVDAGNLVRSSEGTVLATITQMDPIQVQFSVPERWLPEIRDAMASGTPTVTARAPGDHHGPAEGNLTFVDSQVDTTSGTVQLKARFANAENQLWPGQYVNVVLVPRVEPQALSVPVQAVQTGSQGRYVYVVDHEGRARRKSVELRRVVSGRAVLEAEINAGDKVVIEGAQLLTDGARVNERTPPANRPQS; this is encoded by the coding sequence ATGAAGGCATCGCGCGCGTCGATCTCCATGCTGGCTGGCCTGATCGGCGCCAGCCTGTTCCTGCCCCCCGGCCGTCTGCTGGCTCAGAATGGGGGGCAGCAGGGCCTCCCGGTGGTGACCAGCCCCGCCTCCCGCGGCCCCATGCCGCTGGAGATCGCCGCCAATGGCAATGTGGTCGCTGAGTCCGTCGTCAACGTGCGAAGCCGTGTCGATGGCCAGATCCGGGAAGTGCATGCCCAGGAAGGCCAGCGCGTGAAGCGCGGCCAGCCGCTCTTCACCCTCGATACCCGCATGGCCGAGGCGCAGCTGGCACAGCAGGAAGCCCAGCTGGCGCGGGACCGCGCCCTGGCCGCCCGCGCCCGCGCCGACGCCACCCGCTATGCCTCCCTGCGCGGGGAGGGCTTCGCCGCCACTCAACGCTACGAGCAGGCCCAGGCCGATGCCGCCTCCGCCGATGCCAATGTGAAGGCGACCGAGGCGCTGATCGCCCAGACCCGCCTGACCATCGACTACGCCACCATCCGCGCCGAGGCCGATGGCCGCCTGGGTGCCCTGCCGGTGGATGCCGGCAACCTCGTGCGCAGCAGCGAGGGCACGGTGCTGGCCACCATCACCCAGATGGACCCGATCCAGGTGCAGTTCTCGGTGCCCGAGCGATGGCTGCCCGAGATCAGGGATGCCATGGCCTCCGGCACCCCCACCGTCACCGCCCGCGCGCCCGGCGACCACCACGGGCCGGCCGAGGGCAACCTGACCTTCGTGGACAGCCAGGTGGATACCACCTCCGGCACGGTGCAGCTCAAGGCGCGCTTCGCCAATGCCGAGAACCAGCTCTGGCCCGGCCAGTATGTGAATGTGGTGCTGGTGCCGCGGGTCGAGCCGCAGGCGCTCAGCGTGCCCGTGCAGGCCGTGCAGACCGGCAGCCAGGGCCGCTATGTCTATGTGGTGGACCATGAAGGCCGCGCGCGCCGCAAATCGGTGGAGCTGAGGCGCGTCGTCAGCGGCCGCGCCGTGCTGGAAGCCGAGATCAACGCCGGCGACAAGGTCGTGATCGAGGGCGCCCAGCTTCTGACCGATGGCGCCCGCGTTAATGAGCGGACGCCCCCCGCCAACCGGCCGCAGAGCTGA
- a CDS encoding efflux RND transporter permease subunit: MHLSEFCIRRPVMTGLLAVAAVLGGIVAYFQMPVAAIPRVDFPVISVSATFPGASPETMANSVALPLEREFSTIAGIDQMSSISGQGTLQLTLQFVLGRNIDAAALDVQSALSRAQRRLPSEMTNPPSFRKSNPADAPVVLLNLRGGDVPLYRLNEVASVIVAPALSRIPGVAQVLTFGEQKYAVRVQLDPERVAAMGFGFDEAQRAIAAANGNTPVGTLDGPRQQLTLRANDQLQDAAEFGRLVIGGRPNAPIRVQDVARVEDGVEDNRRAAWMNGTRGLTLAVQRQPDANTVEVVDAVKAALPGLAAALPPGAELTVMLDRSVSIRDAVHDVQHHLMIAIGLVVLVIFLFLRKLSATIIPGVAVPISLAGTFGVMHAMGYGIDNITMLGLTLAVGLVVDDAIVMLEAIVRHMEEGMKPMAAAIRGAREVGFTIISITLSLIAVFLPILMMGGVVGRVFNAFAATVSLAVICSCIVSLTLTPLMASRLPAHSKPGRFDAALERGFRAVERGYTWLLDLSLRFRAVVWLAFLASIGLSVWLAITIPKGFFPIEDTGLVSVSTEGPQDSSFDDMSVRQAHVAEILRRHPAVEMVNSSLGVGGGTQAINQGRMFVQLKPRAERPPVTEVLQQMRRQTAGIPGMRVFINPIQNLNFGARQSRTLYQYTLQGLRADELYAWAERMSASLRGLPELQDVNTDLQLNAPILSVNVDRDRAASLGVSVDQVRQALYSAFGARQISTIFGASDSYSVILEALPRDQQDESGLSKIYLRSSSGRLVPLAGIATISRTVGPLTVNHQGQLPSVTIGFNTAPGVALGGATNAIARMERELGLPPTIVSGYAGTAQIFQQALAGQGMLLLAAVLIVYVVLGVLYESLVHPLTILSGLPAATVGALATLWLFDLDLSVIAVIGVLLLIGLVKKNAIMVVDVALERQRAGDDPLTAVRMASIIRFRPIMMTTLAAAAGIVPIAAGWGTAAELRQPLGLAVLGGLAVSQALTLFVTPVLFLAFEGLSRRLTRRAPADEAVAPAE; this comes from the coding sequence ATGCACCTCTCGGAATTCTGCATCCGCCGCCCGGTCATGACCGGGCTGCTGGCCGTGGCGGCCGTGCTGGGCGGAATCGTTGCCTATTTCCAGATGCCGGTCGCAGCCATCCCGCGCGTCGATTTCCCCGTCATCTCCGTCTCCGCCACCTTCCCCGGCGCCAGCCCGGAGACCATGGCGAATTCGGTGGCACTGCCGCTGGAGCGGGAATTCTCGACCATCGCCGGCATCGACCAGATGAGCTCGATCAGCGGCCAGGGCACCTTGCAGCTCACGCTGCAATTCGTGCTGGGCCGCAATATCGACGCGGCGGCGCTGGATGTGCAGTCGGCCCTCAGCCGCGCGCAGCGGCGCCTGCCCTCGGAGATGACGAACCCGCCCAGCTTCCGCAAATCCAACCCGGCCGACGCGCCGGTGGTGCTGCTGAACCTGCGCGGCGGCGACGTGCCGCTCTACCGGCTGAACGAGGTCGCCTCGGTCATCGTCGCCCCTGCCCTCTCCCGCATTCCCGGCGTGGCGCAGGTCCTGACCTTCGGCGAGCAGAAATACGCCGTGCGCGTGCAGCTGGACCCCGAGCGGGTGGCCGCCATGGGCTTCGGCTTCGATGAGGCGCAGCGCGCCATCGCCGCCGCCAACGGCAATACCCCCGTGGGCACGCTGGACGGTCCGCGCCAGCAGCTGACGCTGCGCGCCAACGACCAGTTGCAGGACGCCGCCGAATTCGGCCGCCTCGTCATCGGCGGCCGCCCCAATGCGCCCATCCGCGTGCAGGACGTGGCGCGGGTGGAGGACGGGGTGGAGGACAACCGCCGCGCCGCCTGGATGAATGGCACCCGCGGGCTGACGCTCGCCGTGCAGCGCCAGCCCGATGCCAATACGGTCGAGGTGGTGGATGCCGTGAAGGCCGCGCTCCCCGGCCTTGCCGCGGCCCTCCCCCCGGGCGCAGAGCTGACGGTCATGCTGGACCGCTCCGTCTCCATCCGGGATGCGGTGCATGACGTGCAGCACCACCTGATGATCGCCATCGGGCTGGTGGTGCTGGTCATCTTCCTGTTCCTGCGGAAGCTCTCGGCCACCATCATCCCGGGCGTCGCCGTGCCCATCTCGCTGGCCGGCACCTTCGGCGTCATGCACGCCATGGGCTACGGCATCGATAACATCACCATGCTCGGCCTGACGCTCGCCGTCGGCCTGGTGGTGGACGATGCCATCGTGATGCTGGAGGCCATTGTCCGGCATATGGAGGAAGGGATGAAGCCCATGGCCGCCGCCATCCGCGGCGCCAGGGAAGTCGGCTTCACCATCATCTCCATCACCCTCTCGCTGATCGCGGTCTTCCTGCCCATCCTGATGATGGGCGGCGTGGTGGGCCGTGTCTTCAACGCCTTCGCCGCCACCGTCAGCCTGGCCGTCATCTGCTCCTGCATCGTCTCCCTGACCCTGACGCCGCTGATGGCCAGCCGCCTGCCCGCCCATAGCAAGCCCGGCCGCTTCGACGCGGCGCTGGAGCGCGGCTTCCGCGCGGTGGAACGGGGCTATACTTGGCTGCTCGACCTGTCGCTGCGCTTCCGCGCCGTGGTCTGGCTGGCCTTCCTCGCCTCCATCGGGCTGTCCGTCTGGCTGGCCATCACCATCCCCAAGGGCTTCTTCCCGATCGAGGATACCGGCCTCGTCAGCGTCTCCACCGAGGGGCCGCAGGATTCCTCCTTCGACGACATGAGCGTCCGGCAGGCCCATGTGGCGGAGATCCTGCGCCGGCACCCGGCGGTGGAGATGGTGAATTCCTCGCTCGGCGTCGGCGGCGGCACCCAGGCCATCAACCAGGGCCGCATGTTCGTGCAGCTGAAGCCCCGGGCCGAGCGCCCGCCGGTGACGGAGGTGTTGCAGCAGATGCGCCGGCAGACCGCCGGCATCCCGGGCATGCGGGTCTTCATCAACCCGATCCAGAACCTGAACTTCGGCGCCCGCCAGTCCCGCACCCTCTACCAGTACACCCTGCAGGGCCTGCGGGCCGACGAGCTCTATGCCTGGGCGGAGCGCATGTCCGCCTCCCTGCGGGGCCTGCCGGAGCTGCAGGACGTGAATACCGACCTGCAACTCAACGCGCCCATCCTCTCCGTCAATGTGGACCGCGACCGCGCGGCCTCCCTGGGCGTGTCGGTGGATCAGGTGCGGCAGGCGCTCTATTCCGCCTTCGGCGCGCGGCAGATCAGCACCATCTTCGGCGCCTCGGACAGCTATTCCGTCATCCTGGAAGCCCTGCCGCGCGACCAGCAGGATGAGAGCGGGCTCTCCAAGATCTATCTCCGCAGCAGCTCGGGCCGGCTGGTGCCGCTGGCCGGCATCGCCACCATCAGCCGCACGGTCGGCCCGCTGACGGTGAACCACCAGGGCCAGCTGCCCTCCGTGACCATCGGCTTCAACACCGCCCCCGGCGTGGCGCTGGGCGGTGCCACCAATGCCATCGCGCGGATGGAACGTGAGCTGGGCCTGCCGCCGACCATCGTCTCCGGCTATGCCGGCACGGCGCAGATCTTCCAGCAGGCGCTGGCCGGCCAGGGCATGCTGCTGCTGGCGGCGGTGCTGATCGTCTATGTCGTGCTGGGGGTGCTGTACGAATCCCTGGTGCACCCGCTCACCATCCTCTCCGGCCTGCCGGCGGCGACGGTGGGCGCCCTGGCGACGCTCTGGCTCTTCGACCTCGACCTCTCCGTCATCGCCGTGATTGGCGTGCTGCTGCTGATCGGGCTGGTGAAGAAGAACGCCATCATGGTCGTGGATGTGGCGCTGGAGCGGCAGCGCGCGGGCGACGACCCGCTGACGGCCGTGCGCATGGCCAGCATCATCCGCTTCCGCCCGATCATGATGACCACCCTGGCGGCCGCCGCCGGCATCGTGCCGATCGCCGCCGGCTGGGGCACGGCGGCCGAGCTGCGGCAGCCGCTGGGCCTGGCGGTGCTGGGTGGCCTCGCCGTTTCCCAGGCACTGACGCTCTTCGTGACGCCGGTGCTCTTCCTGGCCTTCGAGGGTCTCTCCCGCCGCCTCACCCGCCGGGCCCCGGCGGATGAGGCGGTGGCGCCGGCCGAGTAG
- a CDS encoding DHA2 family efflux MFS transporter permease subunit, with the protein MSQETEPPPPAISAPPAARNPDARVVAAIVASALFMQNLDSTVVATALPAMARDLGEDPLVMGVAITSYLVALTVFIPLSGWMADRFGAKQVFMAAITTFTIASALCGLSQGLAEMVAARVLQGLGGAMMVPVGRLLLLRRVRKDELLTATTWLSMPALLGPVMGPPLGGFLTDLVSWRAVFWINLPVGLLGLVLVWRIIPRLPSIRPPPPDVPGLALVGTALACLMFAFETLGRGLVPPGIPVGMLTLGAVLTVMAVRHCLRVRNPALDFSLFSIPGFHVTTVAGTFFRIGAGMVPFLVPLSLQLGFGASASQSGMVSFGTALGAFVMKPMAQTALRWFGFRNVLIWNALLAASAVALCAAFRPGWPMAAIFVVLLVGGLFRSLHFTTTNTLAYADVPQPKLSAATSFYGTAQQLSSALGVAVAAAVVQVSVSVAGRESPAMPDFSAGFLMGALLMALSAPLCWRLPPEAGEGIVTGRRRGI; encoded by the coding sequence GTGTCCCAGGAAACCGAGCCTCCCCCGCCCGCGATTTCCGCGCCCCCCGCCGCGCGGAACCCTGATGCCCGCGTGGTGGCGGCCATCGTCGCCAGCGCGCTGTTCATGCAGAACCTGGACAGCACGGTGGTGGCCACCGCCTTGCCGGCCATGGCGCGGGACCTGGGGGAGGACCCGCTGGTGATGGGCGTCGCCATCACCTCCTACCTGGTGGCGCTGACCGTCTTCATCCCCCTCAGCGGCTGGATGGCCGACCGCTTCGGCGCGAAGCAGGTCTTCATGGCGGCGATCACCACCTTCACCATCGCCTCCGCGCTCTGCGGATTATCGCAGGGGCTGGCGGAGATGGTGGCGGCGCGGGTGCTGCAGGGGCTGGGCGGCGCCATGATGGTGCCGGTGGGCCGGCTGCTGCTGCTGCGGCGGGTGAGGAAGGACGAGCTGCTGACCGCCACCACCTGGCTGTCCATGCCCGCGCTGCTGGGGCCGGTGATGGGCCCGCCGCTGGGGGGCTTCCTGACGGACCTGGTGTCCTGGCGCGCGGTCTTCTGGATCAACCTGCCTGTGGGGTTGCTGGGACTGGTGCTGGTCTGGCGCATCATCCCGCGGCTGCCGAGCATCCGGCCGCCACCGCCGGACGTGCCGGGGCTGGCGCTGGTGGGCACCGCCCTGGCCTGCCTGATGTTCGCCTTCGAGACGCTGGGGCGCGGGCTGGTGCCGCCGGGCATCCCCGTCGGCATGCTGACGCTGGGTGCGGTGCTGACGGTGATGGCGGTGCGGCATTGCCTGCGGGTGCGCAACCCGGCGCTGGACTTCTCGCTGTTCTCCATCCCCGGTTTCCATGTCACGACCGTGGCGGGCACATTCTTCCGCATCGGCGCGGGCATGGTGCCCTTCCTGGTGCCGCTTTCGCTGCAGCTTGGCTTCGGCGCCTCTGCCTCGCAGAGCGGCATGGTCAGCTTCGGCACGGCGCTGGGCGCCTTCGTCATGAAGCCGATGGCGCAGACCGCGCTGCGCTGGTTCGGCTTCCGCAATGTGCTGATCTGGAACGCGCTGCTGGCCGCGTCGGCCGTGGCGCTCTGCGCCGCCTTCCGGCCGGGCTGGCCGATGGCGGCGATCTTCGTGGTGCTGCTGGTGGGCGGGCTGTTCCGCAGCCTCCATTTCACCACCACCAATACCCTGGCCTATGCCGATGTGCCGCAGCCCAAGCTTTCGGCGGCCACCAGCTTCTATGGCACGGCCCAGCAGCTCTCCAGCGCGCTGGGCGTGGCGGTGGCGGCGGCGGTGGTGCAGGTCAGCGTATCCGTGGCGGGGCGGGAGTCGCCGGCGATGCCCGATTTCAGCGCCGGCTTCCTGATGGGCGCGCTGCTGATGGCACTCTCCGCCCCCCTGTGCTGGCGCCTGCCGCCGGAGGCTGGCGAGGGTATTGTGACCGGGCGGCGGCGCGGAATCTGA